In Leucobacter insecticola, one DNA window encodes the following:
- the gatA gene encoding Asp-tRNA(Asn)/Glu-tRNA(Gln) amidotransferase subunit GatA, translating to MSELIQLTAAELAAKLSAREVSSEEAVRAHLDRIEAVDGQVNAFLATNAEASLAAARSIDERRAAGETLGELAGVPLAVKDVLVTTDMPSTSGSRILEGYMSPYDATTVAKARAAGLVSIGKTNMDEFAMGSSTENSAYGPTRNPWQLDRVPGGSGGGSAAAVSAFEAPLALGSDTGGSIRQPAALTGTVGAKPTYGGVSRYGAIALASSLDQVGPCARTVLDTALLHDVVAGHDHHDSTSLDFAWPSMARAAREGAATDSLRGLRVGVVKQLMLDGVQPGVKARFEQSLALLTAQGAEIVEIEAPHFEYAVAAYYLILPAEASSNLAKYDSVRFGLRVTPDGGGTVEGVMSATRAAGFGAEVKRRVILGTYALSAGYYDAYYGSAQKVRTLIQRDFASAFERVDIIASPTAPTTAWKLGEHSGDPMQDYLNDATTIPANLAGIPGLSLPIGTAAEDGLPVGLQLMAPAFEDARLYRAGAAIERLIEERDGTPFWAQTPSLAGASTGKAAR from the coding sequence ATGTCTGAGCTGATTCAGCTGACCGCGGCCGAGCTTGCCGCGAAGCTGTCCGCCCGCGAGGTGTCTTCGGAAGAAGCCGTGCGCGCGCACCTCGACCGGATCGAGGCCGTCGATGGCCAGGTCAATGCCTTTCTTGCAACGAACGCGGAGGCTTCGCTCGCGGCCGCGCGTTCGATCGATGAGCGGCGTGCGGCAGGCGAGACGCTTGGCGAGCTCGCCGGGGTGCCGCTCGCGGTGAAAGACGTGCTCGTCACAACCGACATGCCCTCGACCTCGGGATCGCGGATCCTTGAGGGCTACATGTCGCCCTACGACGCGACCACCGTGGCGAAAGCTCGTGCCGCGGGCCTGGTGTCCATCGGCAAGACCAATATGGACGAGTTCGCGATGGGATCCTCCACCGAGAACTCCGCCTACGGCCCGACGCGCAATCCCTGGCAGCTTGACCGGGTGCCCGGCGGCTCCGGCGGCGGCTCGGCTGCGGCGGTAAGTGCCTTTGAAGCACCGCTCGCGCTCGGCTCCGACACGGGCGGATCGATCCGTCAGCCCGCTGCCCTCACCGGCACGGTCGGCGCGAAGCCAACCTATGGTGGCGTCAGCCGCTACGGCGCGATCGCGCTGGCCTCTTCCCTGGACCAGGTGGGTCCCTGCGCGCGCACGGTCCTCGACACGGCTTTGCTGCACGATGTCGTGGCGGGCCACGACCACCACGACTCCACCTCCCTCGATTTCGCCTGGCCGTCGATGGCCCGGGCCGCTCGTGAGGGCGCCGCAACTGATTCACTGCGCGGACTTCGCGTCGGCGTTGTGAAGCAGCTCATGCTTGACGGAGTGCAGCCCGGAGTGAAGGCTCGTTTTGAACAATCGCTCGCGCTGCTGACGGCTCAGGGCGCTGAGATTGTTGAGATTGAGGCCCCTCACTTCGAGTACGCCGTGGCCGCGTATTACCTGATCCTGCCCGCTGAGGCCTCGAGTAACCTCGCAAAGTACGACTCGGTGCGCTTCGGGCTCCGGGTGACACCTGACGGCGGCGGCACCGTCGAGGGCGTGATGAGCGCGACCCGCGCGGCCGGCTTCGGCGCCGAGGTGAAGCGGCGCGTGATCCTGGGCACCTACGCTCTGTCAGCTGGTTACTACGACGCCTACTATGGCAGCGCGCAGAAAGTCCGCACGCTGATTCAGCGTGACTTCGCCAGCGCTTTCGAGCGGGTCGACATCATTGCCTCGCCGACCGCTCCCACCACTGCGTGGAAGCTTGGCGAGCACTCGGGCGATCCGATGCAGGATTACCTTAACGATGCCACCACGATCCCGGCCAACTTGGCGGGGATCCCGGGCCTCAGCCTGCCGATCGGTACGGCCGCAGAAGACGGACTGCCCGTGGGTCTGCAACTGATGGCACCCGCGTTCGAAGACGCCAGGCTCTACCGCGCCGGTGCCGCAATCGAACGACTGATTGAAGAACGAGACGGAACACCGTTCTGGGCGCAGACCCCCTCCCTTGCGGGCGCATCCACCGGAAAGGCGGCACGCTAA
- the gatC gene encoding Asp-tRNA(Asn)/Glu-tRNA(Gln) amidotransferase subunit GatC, with translation MPETSAAVRTGANGEITAETVQHLAGLARIALTEAEVSSLTTELGSILTNIAKVSEVAGADVPATSHPLPLNNVMREDVIADVLTREEALANAPETSDGMFRVSSILGEEQ, from the coding sequence ATGCCTGAAACCAGTGCGGCAGTCCGCACCGGAGCGAACGGCGAGATCACGGCGGAGACCGTGCAGCATCTCGCAGGTCTCGCCCGGATTGCACTTACCGAGGCCGAGGTGTCGAGCCTCACAACCGAACTCGGCTCGATCCTCACCAATATTGCAAAGGTGAGCGAAGTCGCTGGGGCCGATGTGCCCGCGACCAGCCACCCGCTGCCGCTCAACAACGTGATGCGTGAGGACGTGATTGCCGATGTGCTGACGCGCGAGGAGGCGCTCGCAAACGCGCCCGAGACGAGTGATGGCATGTTCCGCGTGTCTTCTATTCTGGGGGAGGAGCAGTAG
- a CDS encoding type II toxin-antitoxin system RelE/ParE family toxin, with protein sequence MRLLWSAEARADRIAIWDYLAAENPAAAIRVDQAFADALEHLCGNPLLGRPGLVRGTRDLFPVGHYRIVYEVVDDTISVLAITHTSRLWPAQ encoded by the coding sequence GTGAGACTCCTCTGGAGCGCAGAGGCCCGCGCGGATCGTATTGCGATCTGGGACTATCTCGCTGCAGAGAATCCAGCGGCCGCGATTCGTGTCGACCAAGCCTTCGCAGATGCTCTCGAGCACCTCTGCGGGAATCCCTTGCTTGGACGCCCCGGTCTTGTCCGGGGAACACGTGACCTCTTCCCGGTAGGCCACTATCGAATCGTCTATGAAGTTGTTGACGATACGATCTCGGTGCTCGCCATCACGCACACCTCAAGGCTCTGGCCTGCACAGTAG
- a CDS encoding antitoxin of toxin-antitoxin stability system translates to MSKSAVFTMKLEQELRDSFVEEARAVHRPASQIARELMRDYVERQRSEREYQSFLTKKVELARASLVAGGGIDSPSIEAEFADRRNAAV, encoded by the coding sequence GTGAGCAAGAGCGCCGTATTTACTATGAAGCTCGAACAAGAACTCCGGGATAGCTTCGTGGAGGAGGCGCGGGCGGTGCATCGTCCAGCTTCGCAGATCGCTCGAGAACTTATGCGAGACTACGTTGAGCGCCAGCGCAGCGAGCGTGAGTATCAGTCTTTTCTCACGAAGAAGGTGGAGCTTGCGCGCGCTTCACTCGTCGCGGGTGGAGGCATTGACTCGCCCAGCATTGAGGCTGAGTTCGCCGACCGCCGGAACGCCGCAGTGTGA
- a CDS encoding DNA-3-methyladenine glycosylase I, translated as MPPATELITNTETCTAADTDAESPRETESRMLIRAGWANTDPLLRDYYDREWGMPVRDETGLFERLALESFQAGLSWITILRRREGFRAAFAGFEVDRVAEFDAARVDALMLDTGIIRNRRKIEATVQNARAVQRLRESGTEFSELIWSFQPDVSPVPRDDSEVPTTSEEALALSKELKRRGFTFVGPTMIYALMTAIGMVDVHLLGSHRRGCSGLWNTDGTRVGS; from the coding sequence ATGCCGCCCGCAACCGAGCTCATCACGAACACCGAAACCTGCACCGCAGCCGACACCGATGCCGAATCTCCGCGCGAAACTGAATCGAGAATGTTGATTCGTGCGGGCTGGGCCAATACCGATCCGCTGCTGCGCGATTACTACGACCGCGAATGGGGCATGCCCGTCCGAGACGAGACCGGGTTGTTCGAGCGGCTCGCGCTTGAGTCGTTTCAGGCCGGACTGTCTTGGATCACGATTCTGCGACGACGCGAGGGGTTTCGGGCCGCATTTGCGGGTTTTGAGGTCGACCGGGTTGCTGAGTTTGATGCGGCGCGGGTGGACGCTCTGATGCTCGACACCGGGATCATTCGCAATCGGCGCAAGATCGAGGCGACAGTGCAGAATGCGCGCGCGGTGCAGCGTCTGCGAGAGAGTGGGACCGAGTTTTCTGAGCTGATTTGGTCGTTTCAGCCGGACGTCTCGCCCGTTCCCCGCGATGACAGCGAGGTGCCCACCACCTCGGAGGAAGCCCTCGCGCTATCCAAAGAGTTGAAGCGCCGCGGCTTTACCTTTGTCGGGCCGACGATGATCTACGCGCTGATGACCGCGATCGGTATGGTCGACGTGCACCTCCTCGGCAGTCACCGCCGCGGCTGCTCCGGCCTGTGGAACACTGACGGCACGAGGGTGGGGTCATGA
- the mnmA gene encoding tRNA 2-thiouridine(34) synthase MnmA, translated as MKVLAAMSGGVDSAVAAARAVDAGHEVVGVHLALSRMPGTIRTGSRGCCTIEDAMDARRVSNLLGIPFYVWDLSERFKEDVVDDFIAEYAAGRTPNPCMRCNEKIKFAALLDKAIALGFDAVATGHYAKVIDTPRGRELHRASSWAKDQSYVLGVLTERQLAHCYFPLGDTPSKALVRAEADDRGLQVAQKPDSHDICFIPDGDTRGWLSSHLHREPGEILDETGEVVGRHDGAHGYTVGQRRGLQLGRPAEDGQPRYVLSIRPVSNQVVVGPKHQLAIGRVAGGRFSWAGDPGFDVAEWFDCDVQIRAHADPVPARASLQPILDEERTELHRDGATHEIVVDIDLNQSEPLLGVAPGQTAVLYSGSRVLGQFTIDRAVAAGAISRGRRRERAV; from the coding sequence GTGAAAGTTCTTGCGGCAATGAGCGGGGGAGTCGACTCCGCGGTAGCGGCGGCCCGTGCTGTAGATGCGGGCCATGAGGTTGTTGGTGTGCACCTGGCGCTGAGCCGAATGCCTGGCACGATCCGCACAGGATCCCGCGGTTGCTGCACCATCGAGGACGCGATGGACGCCAGGCGCGTCTCCAACTTGCTCGGGATCCCTTTCTACGTTTGGGATCTCAGCGAACGATTCAAGGAAGACGTGGTCGACGACTTCATTGCCGAGTACGCGGCCGGCCGCACACCGAACCCGTGTATGCGTTGCAATGAGAAGATCAAGTTTGCTGCCCTACTCGACAAGGCCATCGCGCTTGGCTTCGATGCTGTTGCTACCGGCCACTACGCCAAGGTTATTGATACCCCGAGGGGTCGCGAGCTGCACCGTGCAAGCTCCTGGGCGAAGGATCAGTCCTACGTGCTCGGGGTGTTGACGGAGCGCCAGCTTGCCCACTGCTATTTCCCTCTTGGAGACACGCCGTCGAAGGCGCTCGTGCGTGCCGAGGCAGACGACCGTGGTCTGCAAGTGGCGCAGAAGCCCGACAGCCACGACATCTGCTTTATCCCGGACGGCGATACCCGGGGGTGGCTCTCCTCCCACCTTCACCGTGAACCTGGTGAGATTCTTGATGAAACAGGCGAGGTTGTCGGCCGCCACGATGGCGCCCACGGCTATACCGTCGGGCAGCGCCGGGGGCTTCAACTCGGCCGCCCCGCCGAGGATGGTCAGCCCAGGTACGTACTGTCGATCCGCCCCGTTTCAAACCAGGTGGTGGTCGGCCCGAAACATCAGCTCGCGATCGGCAGAGTCGCCGGCGGCCGCTTTAGCTGGGCGGGGGATCCGGGCTTTGATGTCGCCGAGTGGTTCGACTGTGACGTGCAGATTCGTGCGCATGCCGATCCTGTGCCCGCCCGCGCGAGCCTGCAGCCGATTCTTGACGAGGAACGCACTGAGTTGCACCGCGACGGCGCAACTCACGAGATCGTCGTTGACATTGACCTCAATCAGTCTGAGCCGTTGTTGGGCGTTGCGCCCGGCCAGACCGCGGTGCTCTACTCGGGCAGCCGGGTGCTCGGGCAATTCACCATTGACCGTGCCGTTGCGGCCGGGGCTATTTCGCGGGGGAGGCGGCGTGAGCGAGCTGTCTGA
- a CDS encoding cysteine desulfurase family protein, with product MTGGAYLDHAATSPMPDEVLSAYARALSSVGNPASTHGHGQRSSELLEGARERIAQALGCDHAELILTAGGTESINLALKGIYWARRRAGGGSTLLVAEGEHHATVEAAEWLRDTQQAELIWLPIDDEGVLQPSVLKAAIAKAGAENIALLSFLWANNEVGSIQPVSELCRIAHDAGIPAHVDAVSALGQTRIDFAASGASAISVSAHKIGGPVGVGALVLGRRTGAEALLHGGSQQRSRSGTQNAAGAVAFAAALDTVVDHAGQPLPAHLAHLARLRDRLIAGVTRIDPTATLRGSAPGEARLPGNAHFTFAGCQGDSLVYLLDASGVSVSVGSACQAGVAEISHVLLAMGLPEEDAAGALRFTLGAGSTEDEVDRLLAALPEALKKARAAGLV from the coding sequence ATGACTGGCGGCGCCTACCTCGATCACGCCGCGACCTCGCCCATGCCGGATGAGGTACTGAGCGCTTACGCGCGGGCCCTCAGCAGTGTCGGTAACCCTGCGTCGACCCACGGCCACGGGCAGCGCTCGAGCGAGCTGTTGGAGGGAGCTCGCGAGCGGATTGCGCAGGCTCTCGGCTGCGATCATGCTGAGCTGATCCTGACCGCTGGCGGTACCGAGTCGATTAACCTCGCGCTGAAGGGGATCTACTGGGCGAGGCGGCGTGCGGGTGGGGGGTCCACGCTCCTGGTTGCCGAGGGCGAGCACCACGCCACGGTCGAGGCGGCCGAGTGGCTGCGCGACACCCAGCAGGCGGAGCTGATCTGGTTGCCCATCGATGATGAGGGCGTGCTGCAACCGAGCGTGCTCAAGGCCGCCATCGCGAAGGCCGGCGCGGAGAATATTGCGCTGCTCTCGTTTCTATGGGCGAACAACGAGGTGGGGTCGATCCAGCCGGTCTCCGAGCTCTGCCGCATCGCACACGATGCCGGGATTCCTGCGCACGTTGACGCCGTCTCCGCGCTCGGTCAGACACGGATTGATTTTGCCGCCTCGGGTGCCTCCGCCATCAGTGTGTCGGCGCACAAGATCGGGGGACCGGTGGGCGTCGGCGCGCTGGTGCTCGGCAGACGCACGGGCGCCGAGGCGCTTCTGCACGGTGGCTCGCAGCAGCGGTCGCGATCAGGCACGCAGAACGCGGCGGGGGCGGTCGCCTTTGCGGCGGCTCTTGACACGGTCGTGGATCATGCAGGGCAGCCTCTTCCCGCGCACCTTGCGCACCTTGCACGGCTGCGTGACCGCCTGATTGCGGGAGTGACGCGGATCGACCCTACTGCGACCCTCCGAGGATCCGCGCCGGGGGAGGCACGGCTGCCAGGCAACGCGCACTTTACCTTCGCGGGGTGCCAGGGTGATTCGCTCGTTTACCTGCTCGACGCCTCGGGGGTGTCGGTGTCGGTAGGATCCGCATGCCAGGCGGGGGTTGCAGAGATCTCCCATGTGCTGCTCGCGATGGGGCTTCCGGAGGAAGACGCGGCTGGCGCACTCCGTTTCACGCTCGGTGCCGGATCGACGGAGGACGAAGTAGATAGGTTGCTCGCGGCGCTCCCCGAAGCACTAAAGAAAGCGCGTGCGGCCGGACTGGTCTAG
- a CDS encoding tetratricopeptide repeat protein has translation MTQHIPERIPGGGIDLSHLAASRAQAQPGLPGEAAPAGGAPQVVDVPALVIDVTDASFEQVAQLSAVVPVVIDLWAEWCEPCKTLGPVLEKLTREFGGRLLLAKVDVDANPGLAQAFQAQSIPTVVALVGGRPVPLFQGAMPEAQVREVFGQLLQLAAQQGVVGSVNAPESSEEAPAEPVEPPIPAAHLAAVEAAERGDYAAAVSEWEAVLTKSPADAEARAALVQMKLLQRLEGLTLDGVRADAAARPNDLEAQLRVADLDLSGGHVEDAFLRLLDLFAAASEEDRAVIQARLLELFEVVGVADPRVIAARGRLANLLY, from the coding sequence ATGACTCAACATATTCCCGAACGGATCCCCGGGGGCGGGATCGATCTCAGCCACCTTGCGGCTTCACGTGCGCAAGCCCAGCCGGGACTGCCCGGCGAGGCGGCGCCCGCGGGGGGTGCGCCTCAAGTGGTAGATGTGCCGGCGCTCGTCATCGACGTTACTGACGCGAGTTTCGAGCAGGTTGCGCAGCTCTCCGCCGTCGTTCCGGTGGTCATTGACCTGTGGGCGGAGTGGTGCGAGCCCTGCAAGACCCTGGGGCCCGTGCTCGAGAAACTCACGCGCGAGTTCGGCGGTCGCCTGCTGCTCGCCAAGGTAGACGTTGACGCGAACCCCGGTCTGGCTCAGGCGTTCCAAGCCCAATCAATCCCAACGGTTGTTGCTCTCGTCGGAGGCCGCCCGGTGCCATTGTTCCAAGGCGCGATGCCCGAAGCTCAGGTGCGCGAGGTCTTTGGACAGCTCCTGCAGCTTGCCGCGCAGCAGGGTGTCGTTGGGAGTGTGAACGCGCCCGAGAGTAGTGAAGAGGCCCCGGCCGAGCCCGTTGAGCCTCCGATTCCTGCAGCCCACCTTGCGGCGGTGGAGGCGGCCGAGCGCGGCGACTATGCGGCGGCAGTGTCAGAGTGGGAAGCGGTGTTGACGAAGTCTCCGGCGGATGCCGAAGCGCGTGCCGCACTCGTGCAGATGAAGCTGCTGCAGCGGCTTGAGGGTTTGACGCTCGACGGTGTGCGCGCAGACGCGGCCGCACGCCCCAATGACCTGGAAGCGCAGTTGCGGGTCGCCGACCTTGATCTTTCCGGCGGGCACGTCGAAGACGCCTTTTTGCGTCTGCTCGATCTTTTCGCGGCGGCAAGCGAAGAGGATCGCGCGGTGATTCAGGCCCGCCTGCTCGAACTCTTCGAGGTGGTCGGGGTCGCAGACCCCCGCGTGATTGCGGCCCGCGGCAGGCTCGCGAACCTGCTGTACTGA
- a CDS encoding alpha/beta hydrolase, whose translation MEKIRSNTTLRARREDIELHTADGLTLVGELALPQDREPQATLVTLHPLPTHGGFMDSHVLRKAANRLPELADLAVLRFNTRGTSSPRGTSDGAFGDGEKERADVAAAMQFVRDRGLPHPWLLGWSFGTELALKYGLEHPIEGAILLSPPLHRATEQDLAAWADANPALVAIIPELDDYLRPEEAARRFSAVPRARLVPVEGGRHLWVGEPQTRRVLNEIVATLGTAPTPLPEEVSEDLLR comes from the coding sequence ATGGAAAAGATCAGGAGCAACACCACCCTTCGCGCGCGTCGCGAAGATATCGAACTGCACACCGCGGACGGCTTGACGCTCGTGGGCGAGCTGGCGTTGCCGCAGGATCGCGAGCCACAGGCCACGCTCGTCACGCTTCACCCGCTCCCGACGCACGGCGGGTTCATGGACTCTCACGTGTTACGGAAAGCCGCGAATCGGCTTCCTGAGCTCGCCGATCTGGCCGTGTTGCGCTTCAACACGAGGGGCACCAGCTCCCCACGTGGCACGAGCGACGGCGCCTTCGGGGACGGTGAGAAGGAACGTGCAGATGTCGCGGCCGCAATGCAGTTCGTGCGGGATCGTGGACTTCCTCACCCCTGGCTGCTCGGCTGGTCCTTCGGCACAGAGCTCGCGCTGAAGTACGGTCTCGAGCACCCCATCGAGGGTGCGATCCTGCTCTCGCCCCCGCTGCACCGCGCTACGGAGCAGGATCTTGCGGCGTGGGCCGACGCGAATCCCGCGCTTGTCGCGATCATCCCCGAACTGGATGACTATCTGAGGCCAGAGGAAGCCGCGCGGCGTTTCTCGGCGGTTCCGCGCGCGCGGCTCGTGCCTGTTGAAGGTGGTCGGCACCTTTGGGTAGGGGAGCCGCAGACCCGGCGTGTGCTGAACGAGATCGTCGCGACGCTCGGCACAGCTCCCACCCCGCTTCCCGAAGAAGTCTCAGAAGACCTGTTGCGGTAG
- a CDS encoding ATP/GTP-binding protein yields the protein MARNRRTNKYLRAAEDPPRDVTRLAYGGARKEFRRGSEWFVREIPAHRAEKAYRCPECGTDVPIGQAHVVAWSAEHFFGDEAAIRDRRHYHAHCWRLA from the coding sequence ATGGCGCGTAATCGGCGAACCAACAAATACCTTCGCGCGGCCGAGGATCCGCCCCGCGACGTCACCCGGCTCGCCTACGGCGGCGCGCGTAAGGAGTTTCGGCGCGGCAGTGAATGGTTCGTGCGGGAGATCCCCGCGCATCGGGCCGAGAAAGCGTACCGCTGCCCGGAGTGCGGCACCGATGTGCCCATCGGCCAGGCGCACGTGGTGGCGTGGAGCGCCGAGCACTTCTTCGGGGATGAGGCTGCGATTCGGGATCGTCGCCACTACCACGCCCACTGCTGGCGCCTGGCTTAG
- a CDS encoding transglycosylase SLT domain-containing protein, with translation MSFWSRFRAPLAAVVVAGFFGTAVVAPFAMPSPADAETMAFQTRINQQFVPNESLEADLVYADVPVLKLPDPEEERLKKEAEEAAKAAEKAKASSSGAAPRYTGGGSPAEWMAAAGIPESDWGYVDYIASRESTWNPNATNASSGACGLIQALPCSKVPGNGYDPVDNLRWANGYAVGRYGSWAKAYDFWTSNHWW, from the coding sequence TTGTCCTTTTGGTCACGCTTCAGGGCACCCCTCGCAGCCGTTGTGGTCGCCGGTTTCTTCGGCACTGCCGTTGTGGCTCCGTTCGCTATGCCGAGCCCGGCGGATGCCGAGACGATGGCTTTCCAGACCCGCATCAATCAGCAGTTCGTGCCCAACGAGTCGCTTGAGGCTGATCTTGTGTACGCAGATGTGCCGGTGCTCAAACTGCCGGATCCCGAAGAGGAGCGTCTGAAGAAGGAAGCCGAAGAGGCAGCGAAGGCGGCTGAGAAAGCGAAGGCTTCCTCGTCCGGTGCCGCGCCGAGGTACACCGGTGGCGGATCTCCGGCCGAGTGGATGGCGGCAGCGGGTATTCCCGAGTCCGATTGGGGTTATGTCGATTACATCGCTTCAAGGGAAAGTACTTGGAACCCGAATGCAACGAACGCGAGTTCAGGGGCGTGCGGGCTGATTCAGGCTTTGCCCTGCAGCAAGGTTCCGGGTAACGGTTACGACCCCGTTGACAACCTTCGCTGGGCAAACGGCTACGCCGTGGGTCGCTACGGAAGCTGGGCGAAGGCCTACGACTTCTGGACCTCAAACCACTGGTGGTAG
- a CDS encoding DivIVA domain-containing protein — MNARSQATDKKTGHNGVVHTAFPLSPKRQLGYQQDQVDAFLDRARSTYEGGTEAGIVTTSEDVRRMAFAVKRGGYSPRYVDAAMDRLEEVFFERERRARVRAEGEEKWWNETRALLSDVRGRLQRPRGKRFRRRGVFATGYRRSQVDAFLDRVAQMFEKRELNLPPAEVRDVVFHSQWRGYDEEQVDALLDGVVELILSTR, encoded by the coding sequence ATGAACGCTCGCTCCCAGGCCACAGATAAGAAAACCGGGCATAATGGTGTGGTGCATACCGCTTTCCCGCTTTCCCCTAAACGACAGCTCGGCTACCAGCAGGATCAGGTGGACGCCTTCCTCGACCGGGCCCGCTCAACCTATGAGGGCGGAACAGAAGCCGGCATCGTCACGACCTCTGAGGATGTGCGGCGGATGGCGTTTGCAGTGAAACGCGGTGGGTATTCGCCAAGGTATGTTGATGCCGCGATGGACAGACTCGAAGAGGTGTTCTTCGAACGCGAGCGCCGGGCGCGGGTGCGCGCCGAGGGTGAAGAGAAGTGGTGGAACGAGACGCGCGCGCTGCTCTCCGATGTGCGCGGCAGGTTGCAGCGTCCCCGCGGCAAGCGGTTTCGCCGCCGCGGAGTCTTTGCGACTGGCTATCGCCGCTCGCAGGTCGATGCTTTTCTTGACAGAGTGGCGCAGATGTTTGAGAAGCGTGAGCTGAATTTACCGCCCGCCGAGGTGCGCGATGTTGTGTTCCACTCGCAGTGGCGTGGCTATGACGAGGAACAGGTCGATGCGCTTCTTGACGGTGTCGTTGAGCTGATCCTGTCCACTCGCTGA
- a CDS encoding phosphatidate cytidylyltransferase, which yields MSGAEKREDLRAQLGAANAKIEARAGRNLFFAILSGLIFGGVFLGSLLWVKQLFVILVAAIVAVALVELASAFRVGGRRVPRIGVVFGGLIIVSGAYFWGPEGMLIGLFLGSLVLTLWRLIEGLVPAWETPPRTLVRDVFSGLFTLVYVAFLASFAVLLVQVDNGQWWVFALVVIVVSVDVGAYVAGVTLGKHKMTPLISPNKTWEGFAGAAAAAMAVGVVITIFALNQPWWVGIILGIVVLFTATGGDLTESLIKRNLGVKDMSSWIPGHGGFLDRLDSILPSAVGVYGVALVIGVV from the coding sequence ATGTCCGGCGCCGAGAAGCGCGAGGACCTTAGGGCTCAGCTTGGGGCAGCGAATGCGAAAATTGAGGCGAGAGCTGGCCGTAACCTGTTCTTTGCGATTCTCTCCGGCCTGATATTCGGTGGCGTGTTTCTCGGGAGTTTGCTCTGGGTAAAACAGCTGTTTGTGATCCTCGTCGCCGCAATTGTCGCCGTCGCACTGGTGGAGCTTGCATCCGCTTTTCGCGTCGGTGGTCGGCGTGTGCCGCGCATCGGCGTCGTCTTTGGCGGATTGATTATTGTCAGCGGTGCATACTTCTGGGGACCGGAAGGTATGCTGATCGGGCTGTTCTTGGGATCACTGGTGCTGACACTGTGGCGGCTGATTGAAGGTTTGGTTCCCGCGTGGGAGACCCCGCCGCGCACCCTAGTACGTGACGTTTTCTCGGGGCTGTTCACGCTGGTGTACGTGGCGTTTCTGGCTTCGTTCGCGGTGTTACTGGTGCAGGTCGACAACGGCCAGTGGTGGGTGTTTGCCCTCGTGGTGATTGTGGTGTCGGTTGATGTTGGCGCCTATGTCGCCGGGGTGACACTCGGCAAGCACAAGATGACCCCGCTCATCAGCCCCAACAAAACCTGGGAGGGGTTTGCGGGTGCCGCAGCGGCAGCAATGGCGGTGGGGGTAGTGATCACGATCTTCGCCCTCAACCAGCCGTGGTGGGTCGGGATCATTCTCGGTATCGTGGTGCTGTTCACTGCGACGGGAGGCGACCTTACCGAATCGCTCATCAAGCGCAATCTTGGAGTTAAGGATATGAGTAGCTGGATCCCGGGTCACGGCGGATTCTTGGATCGACTTGATTCCATCCTGCCCTCCGCCGTGGGCGTGTACGGGGTGGCACTCGTGATTGGAGTTGTGTAA
- the frr gene encoding ribosome recycling factor — protein MIDEVFADVRERMTKAVEAAKDNFATVRTGRANPSLLQGVQVDYYGTPTPLPQLASVQNQDARSLLVTPYDKGAMKEIEQAIRDMPNLGANPSNDGSVIRLALPELTQDRRKEFVKIVKGKAEDARVAVRNVRRHGMDELDALKSEVGEDEVARAEKEIEVLTKQFIEQIDEALKRKEAELLEV, from the coding sequence GTGATTGACGAAGTCTTCGCAGACGTGAGAGAACGCATGACGAAAGCGGTCGAAGCGGCGAAGGACAATTTCGCTACGGTGCGTACGGGGCGTGCGAACCCCTCGCTGCTGCAGGGTGTGCAGGTAGATTACTACGGCACGCCAACGCCTCTGCCGCAGCTTGCCTCGGTGCAGAATCAGGACGCCCGTAGCCTTCTCGTCACCCCCTACGACAAGGGCGCGATGAAGGAGATCGAGCAGGCGATCCGCGATATGCCGAACCTGGGGGCCAACCCATCGAATGACGGTTCCGTGATCCGTCTTGCGTTGCCGGAACTGACTCAGGATCGCCGCAAGGAGTTCGTGAAGATCGTCAAGGGCAAGGCTGAAGACGCACGCGTTGCGGTGCGGAATGTGCGCAGGCACGGCATGGACGAACTCGATGCTCTCAAAAGCGAGGTCGGCGAAGACGAGGTCGCGCGCGCGGAAAAAGAAATCGAAGTGCTGACGAAGCAGTTCATCGAGCAGATCGATGAGGCCTTGAAACGCAAAGAGGCCGAACTGCTGGAGGTCTAG